A region of Faecalibacterium taiwanense DNA encodes the following proteins:
- a CDS encoding SGNH/GDSL hydrolase family protein, which yields MRNTRPEKQSLTPMQKQAVLVCSVCALAAILTIAITMTLLKRGKTPAAPGEQPSSEVLVPGEEDISDHYQISETSAALLPETADAGESYQKETLFLGDSNTVRLYANGLISLQQFCAKEGIGTHAALNEGIVTFKKDSSTYTIAQAVAKMKPRRVVIMLGTNDTGMSVDEFIKNYTALVQAIQESYPYTDIIVNTVPPVPANHANYPHMDQTKIDDFNMALLSMCEQMGLKFLNSAEALKDANGYGREDYYQTGDIHLKPVGLKAMLSYLRTHAYQTDDRRPDTANIPTRAEYTPNPSSAVTAPSSSEAAGSSEEQGVLYQASYRVDKTGGTLSSGSDSGKTSLSYEVTSAAQSISVTAVPQDGYVFVKWSDGVTQKTRTDTNFKQNVDVTAVFAAASVHISSTGKAVLGDSYTFTAKLGGKHLTADSIRWYANGAEVPQAAGKTTVKVEIDPSMLNATFKVYAVASYNGCTVTSNTVNVTVSGVSSGSSGSSGSSGSTSGSSSSGSTSSSGASSGTTSGASSGATSTSGSSSHSSSDSPSHSSSSSESTASPAGSASASNGTASSSHSTSSSHADSGESSSASHSSSSSESSSASSGSSHAASESNASKEAANEQSASTDSAS from the coding sequence ATGAGAAATACACGACCGGAAAAGCAATCGCTTACTCCTATGCAGAAGCAGGCTGTGCTGGTGTGCAGTGTGTGCGCGCTGGCAGCCATTCTGACCATTGCCATTACCATGACGCTGCTCAAGCGCGGCAAGACCCCTGCAGCCCCGGGGGAACAGCCCTCCAGCGAGGTGCTGGTGCCGGGCGAAGAGGATATCTCGGATCACTACCAGATCAGCGAGACCTCTGCCGCCCTGCTGCCGGAGACCGCCGACGCGGGCGAGAGCTACCAGAAGGAAACGCTGTTCCTCGGCGATTCCAACACGGTGCGCCTGTACGCCAACGGCCTGATCAGCCTGCAGCAGTTCTGCGCCAAGGAGGGCATTGGCACCCATGCCGCCCTGAACGAGGGCATCGTTACCTTTAAAAAGGACAGCAGCACCTACACCATCGCGCAGGCCGTGGCCAAAATGAAGCCCCGCCGCGTGGTCATCATGCTGGGCACAAACGATACCGGCATGAGCGTGGACGAGTTCATCAAGAACTATACCGCGCTGGTGCAGGCCATTCAGGAAAGCTACCCCTACACTGACATCATCGTGAACACGGTGCCGCCGGTGCCTGCAAACCACGCAAACTACCCCCACATGGACCAGACCAAGATCGACGACTTCAACATGGCCCTGCTGTCCATGTGTGAGCAGATGGGCCTGAAGTTCCTCAACAGCGCCGAAGCGCTGAAGGATGCCAACGGCTATGGCCGCGAGGATTACTACCAGACCGGCGATATCCACCTGAAGCCCGTGGGCCTGAAGGCCATGCTGAGCTATCTGCGCACCCACGCTTACCAGACCGACGACCGTCGCCCGGACACCGCCAACATCCCCACCCGCGCCGAGTATACCCCGAACCCCAGCTCTGCGGTGACAGCACCCAGCAGCTCGGAGGCTGCAGGCTCTTCCGAAGAGCAGGGTGTGCTGTATCAGGCCAGCTACCGGGTGGACAAGACCGGCGGCACCCTTTCCAGCGGCAGCGACAGCGGCAAGACATCCCTCTCCTATGAAGTGACCAGCGCCGCCCAGTCCATCAGCGTGACGGCTGTGCCGCAGGACGGCTATGTGTTCGTCAAGTGGAGCGACGGCGTGACCCAGAAGACCCGCACCGATACGAACTTCAAGCAGAACGTGGACGTGACCGCCGTGTTTGCAGCGGCTTCCGTGCATATCAGCAGCACCGGCAAGGCCGTGCTGGGCGATTCCTACACCTTTACCGCAAAGCTGGGCGGCAAGCACCTCACTGCCGACAGCATCCGCTGGTACGCCAACGGTGCGGAAGTGCCGCAGGCGGCGGGCAAGACCACCGTCAAGGTGGAGATCGACCCCTCCATGCTCAATGCGACCTTTAAGGTGTACGCAGTGGCAAGCTACAACGGCTGCACCGTTACCAGCAACACCGTGAATGTGACGGTCAGCGGCGTAAGCTCCGGCAGCTCCGGCAGCTCTGGCAGCTCTGGCAGCACGTCGGGCAGCAGTTCTTCCGGCAGCACCAGCTCTTCCGGTGCATCGTCCGGCACCACCTCCGGGGCATCCTCCGGGGCTACATCCACCTCCGGCAGCTCGTCTCACAGCTCTTCCGACAGCCCGTCTCACAGCTCTTCCAGCAGTGAGAGCACGGCTTCCCCGGCAGGCTCGGCTTCTGCTTCCAACGGAACAGCCAGCTCTTCCCACAGCACCAGCTCGTCCCACGCGGACTCTGGTGAGAGCAGCTCGGCTTCCCATAGCAGCTCCAGCAGCGAGAGCAGCTCTGCAAGCTCTGGCAGCTCCCATGCGGCTTCGGAATCCAATGCCAGCAAGGAAGCCGCCAACGAGCAGTCCGCATCCACGGACTCCGCGTCCTGA
- the tsf gene encoding translation elongation factor Ts, with translation MAISAKDVMELRKQTDCGMMECKKALTEADGNFEKAIEILRERGLATAAKKASRTAAEGMVYADYCPQCKVGVVIEVNAETDFVAKNDKFVAFVKEATQVIMKQNPADVEALMACKTENGETVDEALKNLILVIKENIKVRRFVRYEGVCSAYVHGGGTHGILVNFETTNGIEAKDEFVTYGKDIAMQVAAANPGYVDEASVPAEVVAKEKEIMLAQMAGDPKTANKPEAVKQKMIEGKIKKFFKENCLVDQEFVKDSDLTVAQYTAKVAKDLGGDIKIVKFTRFQKGEGLEKRADDFAAEVASMVK, from the coding sequence ATGGCTATTTCTGCAAAGGACGTTATGGAACTGCGCAAGCAGACCGACTGCGGCATGATGGAGTGCAAGAAGGCTCTGACCGAGGCTGACGGCAACTTCGAGAAGGCAATCGAGATCCTGCGTGAGCGTGGTCTGGCTACCGCTGCCAAGAAGGCAAGCCGTACCGCTGCCGAGGGCATGGTCTACGCTGACTACTGCCCCCAGTGCAAGGTGGGTGTTGTCATCGAGGTCAACGCTGAGACCGACTTCGTCGCCAAGAACGACAAGTTCGTTGCTTTCGTCAAGGAGGCTACTCAGGTCATCATGAAGCAGAACCCTGCTGATGTTGAGGCTCTGATGGCTTGCAAGACCGAGAACGGCGAGACCGTGGACGAGGCTCTGAAGAACCTGATCCTGGTCATCAAGGAGAACATCAAGGTTCGCCGCTTCGTCCGTTACGAGGGCGTTTGCTCTGCATACGTCCACGGCGGCGGCACCCACGGCATTCTGGTCAACTTCGAGACCACCAACGGCATCGAGGCTAAGGACGAGTTCGTTACCTACGGCAAGGACATCGCCATGCAGGTTGCAGCTGCTAACCCCGGCTATGTCGATGAGGCTTCTGTCCCCGCTGAGGTCGTGGCCAAGGAGAAGGAGATCATGCTGGCTCAGATGGCTGGCGATCCCAAGACCGCTAACAAGCCCGAGGCTGTGAAGCAGAAGATGATCGAGGGCAAGATCAAGAAGTTCTTCAAGGAGAACTGCCTGGTCGATCAGGAGTTCGTCAAGGACAGCGACCTGACCGTTGCTCAGTACACCGCTAAGGTCGCTAAGGATCTGGGCGGCGACATCAAGATCGTCAAGTTCACCCGCTTCCAGAAGGGCGAAGGCCTGGAGAAGCGTGCTGACGACTTCGCTGCTGAAGTTGCAAGCATGGTGAAGTAA
- a CDS encoding YjjG family noncanonical pyrimidine nucleotidase, with amino-acid sequence MAKYYCVLFDADNTLLNFDAAESKALAETLVNYGIEPDAETVQTYRTINSELWRQLEKGQIKREKLMAERFTRFLKAIDAAGDGAEMNRFYLEQLSTHPDLMGPEVLDVLRELSEVATLAVVTNGFQKVQIRRLAESGVLNFMEDVFVSEKMDSEKPNRRIFDAALRALGVENREHVLVVGDGLSSDIQGGVNAGLDTCWYNPSHAENPGKVVPTYEIADLKELYPLVMEQEELANVGLKNRRHQC; translated from the coding sequence ATGGCAAAATATTATTGCGTGCTGTTCGATGCAGACAACACCCTGCTGAACTTTGACGCAGCCGAAAGCAAGGCACTGGCCGAAACGCTGGTGAACTACGGCATTGAGCCGGATGCAGAAACGGTGCAGACCTACCGCACCATCAACTCGGAGCTGTGGCGGCAGCTGGAAAAAGGCCAGATCAAACGGGAAAAGCTCATGGCGGAGCGGTTCACCCGCTTCCTCAAGGCCATTGATGCCGCCGGTGACGGAGCCGAGATGAACCGCTTCTATCTGGAACAGCTCTCCACCCACCCGGACCTGATGGGGCCGGAAGTGCTGGATGTGCTGCGGGAGCTTTCCGAGGTGGCAACGCTGGCCGTTGTGACCAACGGCTTCCAGAAGGTGCAGATCCGCCGTCTGGCCGAGAGCGGTGTGCTGAACTTTATGGAGGACGTGTTCGTCTCCGAGAAGATGGACAGCGAAAAGCCGAACCGCAGAATTTTTGATGCGGCCCTGCGCGCCCTTGGCGTGGAGAACCGCGAGCATGTGCTGGTGGTGGGCGACGGCCTGAGCAGCGACATTCAGGGCGGCGTGAATGCGGGCCTTGACACCTGCTGGTATAACCCCAGCCACGCCGAGAACCCCGGCAAGGTGGTGCCCACCTACGAGATCGCAGACCTGAAAGAGCTGTACCCGCTGGTGATGGAGCAGGAAGAGCTGGCCAATGTGGGCCTGAAGAACCGCCGCCACCAGTGCTGA
- the rpsB gene encoding 30S ribosomal protein S2: MAVVSMKQLLEAGVHFGHQTRRWNPKMAKYIFTERNGIYIIDLQKTVKKLDEAYNYVKEVAAEGGDILFVGTKKQAQESIRDEALRCGMHYVNARWLGGMLTNFRTIRKRIDRMDQLAKMKENGTFELLPKKEVAKLELEMEKLDKYLGGVKNMKTLPKAMFIVDPHKERIAVAEARKLNIPIVAIVDTNCNPDEIDYVIPGNDDAIRAVKLIAGAMADAVLEGKQGNQEAAPAEDAANA; the protein is encoded by the coding sequence ATGGCAGTCGTTTCTATGAAGCAGCTTCTCGAAGCAGGTGTGCACTTCGGTCACCAGACCCGCCGCTGGAACCCCAAGATGGCAAAGTACATCTTCACCGAGCGCAACGGCATCTATATCATCGATCTGCAGAAGACCGTGAAGAAGCTGGACGAGGCTTACAACTACGTGAAGGAAGTTGCAGCTGAGGGCGGCGACATTCTGTTCGTCGGCACCAAGAAGCAGGCCCAGGAGTCCATCCGTGACGAGGCTCTGCGCTGCGGCATGCACTATGTCAATGCTCGCTGGCTGGGCGGTATGCTGACCAACTTCCGCACCATCCGCAAGCGCATCGACCGTATGGATCAGCTGGCTAAGATGAAGGAGAACGGCACCTTCGAGCTGCTGCCCAAGAAGGAAGTTGCCAAGCTGGAGCTGGAGATGGAGAAGCTGGACAAGTACCTGGGCGGTGTCAAGAACATGAAGACCCTGCCGAAGGCTATGTTCATCGTTGATCCTCACAAGGAGCGCATCGCTGTTGCTGAGGCCCGCAAGCTGAACATCCCCATCGTGGCTATCGTTGATACCAACTGCAACCCCGACGAGATCGATTACGTGATCCCCGGCAACGACGACGCAATCCGCGCTGTCAAGCTGATCGCTGGCGCTATGGCTGACGCTGTGCTGGAAGGCAAGCAGGGCAACCAGGAGGCCGCTCCCGCTGAGGATGCAGCAAACGCCTGA
- a CDS encoding HAD-IA family hydrolase, translating to MLNYDAILFDVDGTLIDSAPGIINTLKEVFAKMGVDTTNVNLRRYLGPPLRKSFGEHFTDPALIEKATDLYRDSYAVKGSHECAAYPGAAEMLQRLKDAGLVLCTATSKPTQVVTPILEEKGLAGYFDFIGGASMDESRDTKTDVVRHVLAQPMMQGRRVLMVGDRNDDMRGAADCGLDAAGALYGYGSREELEPFHPVLLAESCASLADQILNGQA from the coding sequence TTGCTGAACTACGATGCGATCCTGTTTGATGTGGACGGGACCCTGATCGATTCCGCTCCCGGTATCATAAATACATTAAAAGAAGTCTTTGCCAAGATGGGCGTGGACACCACAAATGTGAACCTGCGCCGCTACCTTGGCCCGCCGCTGCGCAAGAGCTTTGGTGAGCACTTTACCGACCCGGCCCTCATTGAAAAGGCCACCGACCTGTACCGCGACAGCTACGCCGTCAAGGGCAGCCACGAGTGCGCCGCCTACCCCGGTGCAGCAGAGATGCTGCAGCGCCTGAAGGACGCGGGCCTTGTGCTGTGCACCGCTACCTCCAAGCCCACGCAGGTCGTTACGCCCATTCTGGAAGAAAAGGGCCTTGCAGGCTATTTTGATTTTATCGGCGGCGCGTCCATGGACGAGAGCCGCGACACCAAGACCGACGTGGTGCGCCATGTGCTGGCCCAGCCCATGATGCAGGGCAGGCGGGTGCTGATGGTGGGCGACCGCAACGACGACATGCGCGGCGCTGCGGACTGCGGGCTGGATGCCGCCGGTGCGCTGTACGGCTACGGCAGCAGGGAAGAGCTGGAACCCTTCCACCCGGTGCTGCTGGCCGAAAGCTGCGCCAGCCTTGCAGACCAGATCCTGAACGGACAGGCATGA
- a CDS encoding LTA synthase family protein: MKTPKPLLALRMVFPLAASLIVLLLGEGIARGSLSADVFASFIFPHIGAYLLAWLLLFLVWLLLDWVLRCPPLSTLGMAVLGCAPCAVNFYTLQLRGEPFLPWDLTQVSEAAGVASAAGLKIQPSMVVTIIVVLVLMAGSFFLFRGRHKQRWLPRLAGSAATAAALCLLVFGVYLQPAVTQVLGITPDAWMQDRYYRYYGVITGFMTNLTNLEISKPEEYSQEAVDALLDNVDESQKFATSPLYSTSYSAVTPKDEQVKQPTIIYVMDESYWDVSELEQYGITFDTDVSKNLHALQQTSAYGRAYSPSFGGGTCDVEFEALTGYSVSFLPSGSKPYQQHVTKPMFAMPNYLKLKGYQTAAVHCFWAKYWSRDKAYPNLGFDDFISLEDMHGVTKVRKHYWTNGLVTDDSMADQIIQQYESMKSSSDKPIFLHAVTMQNHTNYNKDNYPDDERVKVLSHPAGLKPSTVGALEDFATGIRDADAMMGKLTEYFSQVDEPVILVFWGDHYNPIDSNYDVYTTTGYASDSSADPRLHQTTLLMWSNYSQQQVDLGTIAAYDISPVMMDIYGLEEPLYFQFLNRQLRVASRTNTRGTTMNLDGTTTQEPTEFQQRWSAEHWLLQYDLMFGRGYALQRMGLAGLSGVDTGK, translated from the coding sequence ATGAAAACTCCCAAACCGCTTTTGGCGCTGCGGATGGTATTCCCGCTGGCGGCATCGCTGATCGTGCTGCTGCTGGGCGAGGGGATCGCCCGCGGGAGCCTGAGCGCAGACGTTTTTGCAAGTTTTATCTTCCCGCACATCGGGGCTTATCTGCTGGCGTGGCTGCTGCTGTTTCTGGTGTGGCTGCTGCTGGACTGGGTGCTCCGCTGTCCGCCGCTGTCCACGCTGGGCATGGCGGTGCTGGGCTGTGCGCCCTGCGCGGTGAACTTTTACACCCTGCAGCTGCGCGGCGAGCCGTTCCTGCCATGGGATCTGACACAGGTGTCGGAGGCTGCCGGTGTGGCATCCGCTGCGGGCCTCAAGATCCAGCCCAGCATGGTGGTGACCATCATCGTGGTGCTGGTGCTGATGGCGGGCAGCTTCTTCCTGTTCCGCGGCCGCCACAAACAGCGCTGGCTGCCCCGGCTGGCGGGCAGTGCCGCCACCGCAGCGGCCCTCTGCCTGCTGGTGTTCGGCGTGTACCTGCAGCCCGCGGTCACGCAGGTGCTGGGCATTACGCCGGATGCATGGATGCAGGACCGCTACTACCGCTACTACGGCGTGATCACCGGCTTTATGACCAACCTCACCAATCTGGAGATCTCGAAGCCCGAGGAATACTCGCAGGAAGCGGTGGATGCCCTGCTGGACAATGTGGACGAGAGCCAGAAGTTTGCCACCAGTCCGCTGTATTCCACCAGCTACAGTGCCGTGACCCCCAAGGACGAGCAGGTGAAGCAGCCCACCATCATCTATGTGATGGACGAGTCCTACTGGGATGTCTCGGAGCTGGAACAGTACGGCATCACCTTTGATACCGATGTCTCCAAGAACCTGCACGCCTTGCAGCAGACCAGCGCCTATGGCCGGGCCTACAGCCCCAGCTTTGGCGGCGGCACCTGCGATGTGGAGTTTGAAGCCCTTACCGGCTACTCGGTATCCTTCCTGCCCAGCGGCAGCAAGCCCTACCAGCAGCATGTGACCAAGCCCATGTTCGCCATGCCCAATTACCTCAAGCTCAAGGGCTACCAGACCGCAGCCGTGCACTGCTTCTGGGCAAAATACTGGAGCCGCGACAAGGCTTACCCCAACCTCGGCTTTGACGATTTTATCAGCCTTGAGGATATGCATGGCGTGACCAAGGTGCGCAAGCACTACTGGACCAACGGCCTTGTCACCGATGATTCCATGGCCGACCAGATCATCCAGCAGTACGAGAGCATGAAGTCCAGCTCGGACAAGCCCATCTTCCTGCACGCTGTCACCATGCAGAACCATACCAATTATAACAAGGACAACTACCCGGACGACGAGCGCGTAAAGGTGCTGTCCCACCCGGCGGGCCTCAAGCCCAGCACCGTGGGCGCGCTGGAAGATTTTGCTACCGGCATCCGGGATGCAGATGCCATGATGGGCAAACTGACCGAATACTTCTCGCAGGTGGACGAGCCGGTCATTCTGGTGTTCTGGGGCGACCACTATAACCCTATCGATTCCAATTACGATGTCTACACCACTACCGGCTATGCCAGCGATTCCAGCGCAGACCCCCGCCTGCACCAGACCACGCTGCTGATGTGGTCCAACTACAGCCAGCAGCAGGTGGACCTTGGCACCATTGCCGCTTACGATATCTCGCCGGTGATGATGGACATTTACGGTCTGGAAGAGCCGCTCTACTTCCAGTTTCTGAACCGTCAGCTGCGTGTGGCCAGCCGCACCAATACCCGCGGAACCACCATGAATCTGGACGGCACCACCACGCAGGAGCCTACCGAGTTCCAGCAGCGGTGGAGCGCAGAGCACTGGCTTTTGCAGTACGACCTGATGTTCGGCAGGGGATACGCCCTGCAGCGCATGGGCCTTGCGGGCCTGAGCGGCGTGGACACAGGCAAATGA
- a CDS encoding carbon starvation CstA family protein codes for MNTLVIVLIAAVCLFGAYMLYGRWLANKWGIDPSAKTPAVVHEDGRDYVPTDGWTVFAHQFSSIAGAGPVTGAIQAAAFGWLPVLLWVLLGGIFFGAVTDFGALYASVKNDGKSMGMLIEKYIGKTGRKLFLLFCWLFCGIVIAAFADMVAGTFNAYGADGALVEAAQTNGAAGMVSIMFMVFAVIFGLLQKNLHFTGWKENVISIVFIVLSFVVGANFPIILGKAAWSYITFVYIFFAAVLPMWLLKQPRDHMTTFMFVAMIVGAVLGLIVNHPVMNLPVFTGFTNAKLGTMFPILFVTVACGAVSGFHSLVSSGTSSKTVTNEKDMLKVGYGAMVLESLLAVIALCVAGASAAADGTPADGTPFQIFSRGVASFFVGFGLDQHFASVFMTMCVSALALTSLDAVARIGRMSFQELFSVDDMEHAEGWRKLLCNVYFSTFLTLAFGFLLTKIGYANIWPLFGSANQLLSALVLATLCVFLKVTGRSNKMIFPPLIIMLCVTFTALVQRLIAMVKAISNAAAVTIPAGETTWGAVFIANGLQLILAVLLIVLGLNIVFHSFKAYKNAEHNSEAKV; via the coding sequence ATGAATACGCTGGTCATCGTATTGATCGCAGCCGTGTGTCTGTTTGGCGCTTATATGCTTTACGGCCGCTGGCTGGCAAACAAGTGGGGCATCGACCCCTCTGCCAAGACCCCGGCAGTTGTCCATGAGGACGGCCGGGACTACGTTCCCACCGACGGCTGGACCGTGTTTGCACACCAGTTCAGCTCCATTGCCGGTGCAGGCCCTGTTACCGGTGCGATCCAGGCCGCTGCTTTCGGCTGGCTGCCGGTGCTGCTGTGGGTGCTGCTGGGCGGCATCTTCTTCGGTGCCGTCACCGACTTCGGCGCTCTGTATGCTTCCGTTAAGAACGACGGCAAGAGCATGGGCATGCTGATCGAAAAGTACATCGGCAAGACCGGCCGCAAGCTGTTCCTGCTGTTCTGCTGGCTGTTCTGCGGCATCGTCATTGCCGCCTTTGCCGACATGGTGGCCGGCACCTTCAATGCCTACGGTGCCGACGGTGCTCTGGTGGAGGCTGCCCAGACCAACGGTGCTGCCGGCATGGTCTCCATCATGTTCATGGTGTTCGCCGTGATCTTTGGCCTGCTGCAGAAGAACCTGCACTTCACCGGCTGGAAAGAGAATGTGATCAGCATCGTATTCATCGTGCTGTCCTTTGTGGTGGGTGCAAACTTCCCCATCATTCTGGGCAAGGCTGCATGGAGCTACATCACCTTTGTGTACATCTTCTTTGCCGCTGTCCTGCCCATGTGGCTGTTGAAGCAGCCCCGTGACCACATGACCACCTTTATGTTCGTGGCCATGATCGTGGGCGCTGTTCTGGGCCTGATCGTCAATCATCCCGTCATGAACCTGCCGGTGTTCACCGGCTTTACCAACGCCAAGCTGGGCACCATGTTCCCCATCCTGTTCGTTACCGTTGCCTGCGGCGCTGTTTCCGGTTTCCACAGTCTGGTGTCTTCCGGCACTTCCTCCAAGACCGTTACCAATGAGAAGGATATGCTGAAGGTCGGCTACGGTGCCATGGTGCTGGAAAGCCTGCTGGCTGTCATCGCCCTGTGCGTGGCCGGTGCTTCTGCTGCTGCAGACGGCACCCCCGCAGACGGCACTCCGTTCCAGATCTTCAGCCGCGGCGTTGCCAGCTTCTTCGTGGGCTTCGGCCTGGACCAGCACTTTGCCTCTGTGTTTATGACCATGTGCGTTTCCGCACTGGCCCTGACCAGTCTGGATGCTGTGGCCCGTATCGGCCGCATGAGCTTCCAGGAGCTGTTCAGCGTGGACGACATGGAGCATGCTGAGGGCTGGCGCAAGCTGCTGTGCAACGTGTACTTCTCCACCTTCCTGACTCTGGCTTTCGGCTTCCTGCTGACCAAGATCGGCTACGCCAACATCTGGCCCCTGTTCGGTTCTGCAAACCAGCTGCTGAGCGCTCTGGTTCTGGCCACCCTGTGCGTGTTCCTGAAGGTCACCGGCCGCAGCAACAAGATGATCTTCCCTCCGCTGATCATCATGCTGTGCGTCACCTTCACCGCTCTGGTGCAGCGCCTGATCGCCATGGTCAAGGCCATCAGCAATGCCGCTGCTGTCACCATCCCCGCTGGCGAGACCACTTGGGGTGCTGTGTTCATTGCAAACGGCCTGCAGCTGATCCTGGCCGTGCTGCTGATCGTTCTGGGCCTGAACATCGTGTTCCACTCCTTCAAGGCCTATAAGAATGCTGAGCACAACAGCGAAGCAAAGGTCTGA
- a CDS encoding alpha/beta hydrolase produces MKKQTMTLAGIPAILYGSRSRRVYLYLHGKNGCKEEAERFAATACEAGWQVLAIDLPEHGARKNSPERLLPWVAVPEIEAVYARMKPVWAHIRLYGVSIGAWLAMQALQGDAPEQALLVSPVVDMEALITDMMQCAHVTEEQLQRAGEIPTDLGETLSWPYLCWVREHPLHWHGRTQVLYGDRDALTSRTMIERFRQESGAHLTIMEGGEHWFHTPVQMAVLQTWEETNV; encoded by the coding sequence ATGAAAAAACAAACCATGACTCTTGCGGGCATCCCTGCCATCCTGTACGGCAGCCGGAGCCGCAGGGTCTATCTCTATCTCCATGGCAAGAACGGCTGCAAGGAAGAGGCAGAACGTTTTGCCGCTACAGCCTGTGAAGCGGGCTGGCAGGTGCTGGCTATCGACCTGCCCGAGCATGGCGCACGGAAAAACAGCCCTGAGCGGCTTCTGCCGTGGGTGGCTGTGCCGGAGATAGAAGCCGTATACGCCCGCATGAAGCCGGTGTGGGCGCATATCCGGCTGTATGGTGTGAGCATCGGCGCGTGGCTTGCCATGCAGGCGCTGCAGGGAGACGCGCCGGAACAGGCCCTGCTGGTCTCTCCGGTGGTGGATATGGAAGCTCTCATCACGGATATGATGCAATGTGCCCATGTGACCGAGGAACAGCTGCAGCGGGCAGGGGAGATCCCCACGGATCTTGGGGAGACCCTCTCATGGCCGTATCTGTGCTGGGTGCGGGAACATCCGCTGCACTGGCATGGCCGCACGCAGGTGCTGTATGGTGACAGGGATGCCCTGACCAGCCGCACCATGATCGAGCGCTTCCGTCAGGAAAGCGGGGCGCATTTGACAATCATGGAAGGCGGGGAACACTGGTTCCACACCCCAGTGCAGATGGCGGTCCTTCAAACGTGGGAAGAAACGAACGTTTGA
- a CDS encoding YerC/YecD family TrpR-related protein, with translation MADKNSRRNQTTDALFDAILSLETREECYNFFEDLCTVKEISDMAQRLEAAKMLLDGRTYDQIVKAVEISTATISRINRCIQYGSGGYRETIEKVRGIQNPKKQE, from the coding sequence ATGGCAGATAAAAATTCCAGAAGAAACCAGACCACCGATGCACTGTTTGATGCCATCCTCAGTCTGGAAACGCGGGAGGAGTGCTACAACTTCTTTGAAGACCTGTGCACTGTAAAGGAGATCTCGGATATGGCGCAGCGGCTGGAAGCGGCAAAGATGCTGCTGGACGGCAGAACCTACGATCAGATCGTGAAGGCAGTGGAGATCAGCACGGCCACCATCAGCCGCATCAACCGCTGCATCCAGTACGGCTCCGGCGGCTACCGCGAGACCATTGAAAAGGTGCGCGGCATCCAGAACCCTAAAAAGCAGGAGTAA